A DNA window from Zonotrichia leucophrys gambelii isolate GWCS_2022_RI chromosome 15, RI_Zleu_2.0, whole genome shotgun sequence contains the following coding sequences:
- the LOC135454772 gene encoding spidroin-1-like, with protein MAAAVRREGSRGGVPARAGRAMVAAGRAEAQQPRRGAALGRRRGLMAGGAAAAAATAARGGAGAGGGGTGRPGQAAPRARARARRGRSRAEGRGPSGARGHVPTTPSRAAAAGRAQALWGAGRRRAVLVIGPGRAAARDRPPGGRDRCGHRAERGAGREEGGRSFLRLKSSAGCRRVLGLGASGEEP; from the coding sequence ATGGCGGCGGCtgtgaggagggaggggagccGAGGGGGGGTCCCCGCGCGGGCGGGAAGGGCGATGgtggcggcggggcgggcggaggcTCAGCAGCCGCGACGCGGGGCCGCGCTAGGGCGCCGGCGGGGCCTCATggccggcggggcggcggcggcggcggcgacggcggcgcggggcggggcgggggcgggaggcggcggcacCGGGCGGCCGGGCCAGGCCGCGCCGCGTGCCCGCGCTCGCGCACGGCGGGGGCGGAGCCGCGCCGAGGGGCGGGGCCCGAGCGGCGCGCGGGGTCACGTGCCCACAACACCTTCacgtgccgccgccgccggccgcgCGCAGGCGCTGTGGGgcgcggggaggcggcgggcCGTGCTGGTTATCGGGCCCGGCCGCGCCGCTGCTCGGGATCGGCCCCCGGGCGGGCGGGATCGCTGCGGACACCGCGCcgagagaggggctgggagagaggagggcGGACGGAGCTTCCTCCGCCTGAAAAGCAGCGCGGGCTGCAggagggttttggggctgggggcatcCGGCGAGGAGCCGTGA